TGATTATCTAGTGGATGCTGTGGAAGAAAAAGTGAGATCCTGGCCTGCATATATGCATTCCGCGGAGCCGAGATTCCTTCAAAGCAGGTGtagagcaggagcagaaccAAAAGGATAAACAAAATGTCAGGTTCCATAAATCTTTCAGCGTAGCGCATGAAATCAGATTTATTGGatggcagacacacacacactcacacaaaacACTGCAGCTCGACGGCACATCATCCATACTCCATAcaaaaccaccatcaacctCGCCCTTTGGCGCTATTTGGCGCCCTCTCGAAAAGATGGGTTACCGGAGACCGGTGCGCCCATCAAGATTAGCCCGCTGCGATGCGCAGCTTGCGGCCGCAGCCGGGCGATGGTCTGCGCTCTTCGGGGCAGGTTTTCATAAACATGACAATTAAATTTGGGTAGTACTAAAAGCAAACAGGCTGTTAGTGTTGcttttgtgtctgtgtatgtgtgtgtgtgtccgttccTGCCATCCCTTAAGGCCCTGTGATGGCCACATCAACGGGGGAGTATCAGTGTTTTGGGCGGTGCATCCGATGgtaaaataaattatgttaTAAAAATCCCATTAGCTGGCCCCGGGTTTTGGTGCCACGTTGGCGGGATTCCGGGGCGTCCGGGGGCGAATGGGAAAACATATCGGGAAGGTGGGCCACAGCCCAGAGGCTGTGGCGGCTCACTTTTGCCACCATAATTTTGTTTATCCAGAGAGAACGGATGCCCGGACGCTTTCGCTTTTGTGCCCGATTCTCGACCTAGCTCCTCGAAGGGGGATGACGCCGACGCGCTTCCAAGACCGGGAGGACGACGGACGACATGGCGACACGGCACGACCCACCCCAAGCCGGGTTGCGTTGCCAGGATGAAGGACTTCGCCCTCGACCCCTTTGAAGCCCTCGAGAAATGCCACagcacagaaagagagagagagagagaggaagggagagcgCGAcggaggaagcaaaacagcTGCAGAACCTTCGAGGAGTGAAGTGCGGAGTGCGTCGTGGAACGCCGAGAATAGGGGAGGCAGGGGTTCACGGGCAGAAACCATAATTTCTCGGGTGCCAGTCTCGGGGATGTAATCCCCTATTAAGTGGTCTCGAGGGGATTTCTTTTCGGTTAATCCTCTTAAACGGTTTCttatgtgttgtttgtttgcctcccggtgactggtggtggtctggcgCTCCGGCGTccgtctctcttcctctcccttttgTGTGCGGTTTCGCAAATACATCGAAATGgcaagggaaaaagggacatTTTGTGATGGGATGTGGTGCAGCATGGTTTGGTGGCAAGGTAATTTCCCATGATGGAATGACTAAATAGTTAAGCTAATTTGAGGATTAGATGCCGAATGGCCGTCGCTTTGGATTCGTTCTTTGCGGGAGAACGAGTCTAAGGCGGAGTTTTGAGACATTTTGGGATCAAAAGAAGGTTCTGATTGTCGTTCTTTATTAGATTTCTGACTCACTTGCATCCATTTTGTGCACAACCAGGAACCAGTTGGCCAGCGAGTTCCATCAAGTGCCACAGGTTTCCACTCTTCGCGTCTAATCGCGTACAGGTCCATAGTGCAACCCGTGGTACATCATAAAATGATCCAATGAGCATAAAAACGAACCATTGGGTAAGCtaacgggtttttgggggggttgggCTGTAAACTATTCCGCTCGGGGATTTACCCACCATCGATGGTGACCCACGAGGgtaaaccccccccccccccctgggggtACCGGTGTCGCAACCTTCGACATTGCGCCGCGTTTGTCATAAACTCAGACACTcaatggcggcagcggctAAGCCTCCGAATCAACCGCCCCACAAATCGTTTACCTTTCGGCAGGCGGGggtcgcgatggcgatgattgcATCGCGGAAAGTTCAATTGAGTGCCACACGGCGAAAGCATGGGGGAAAACCCCCGGCAGCAGTGTGGAAATGTACAACGCCTACAACCTCCTTTCTCTTTTAACCACTCGCtacactctcactctctcgctgaTCTTTcgatcctcatcatcatcagcagcagcagcagcagcagatgacgAAGGCGTTGCGCACCTTTATGCTGCCGGCTGCTTATTATCCAGCTTCTCCATTTCCCACTCGTTCTGCCCAACGATCGTAACTGAGCCCCCGGACCGACTCGCTGCTCGGGAGTCTATTAGTTGCGGTTAGTGTGATCGACCGACGCGCGGGCTAGACGCGGGCGTTGCTGacgccatcatcattggcaTCATCGGCAGCCGAGACGAGGCAGGGTGACGGGGTAGACACTTCTCACCATttctcggcggcggcggcgccggcAGCGAAGGTAGTCAATCTCCCTTCCACCGGTtgatgtttctctctctctttcgtctgTCTCTACCCCTTCCTTTTGCCCGTCCACTGCCGTCGTTGTCTTTATGCACGGGCACgacccacccccaccccactcccggttgtggttttgcggCTCGATCTCATACCTTGCCCGGGCTACGGCATCGACCAGCGTCGTCATTCGATGCTTTTGATCGCTCGACAGCGTACGTAGTCCATCGTCCTTGGTGCAAACTGCTACTAGAAGTGCTGCTCTGTGTGGTCCATCTGTCGTCGAGCAGTGTTACAATAGAGCCACGGAACCACGGAATCTTTTTCTTGGAACAAACGTGGCGGGAAAACGAGAGTGTACCAGAGTGTTTGCATTTCCGGAACCGGGAGCAGTAGTCTCTCTGCTCGTACGGCATAACTGCATTAGCTGTTGCATTCTGCGGCGTTGTTCAGTGAGTTCGTGTTGctacaaagaaagaaaaaagtggTGTGTGGCAAAAGGAAGCGACTACGTTGTGCTACAAGTGCTTCGATCGTGAGGAATTTGGAGCTCCAGATTGTTGGGAAAGTTGTCAGTAGCCGAGATTCAATTTAATCGTAGCGTAAGGAGCAGTGGAAGCACAGTGACAAAGAATTAGCTAGTTACACAATAGAAGCCTTGCCACCATCTTTAGTATTAGCAGGCCTTGCAACAAACCTAGTAAATACCGAGCACAGTCGGCGGTGACATACCATTCCTCGCGTACTCGATCGcaatcacagcagcagcagcagcagcaacagctcgtcgttgtcgtcgccagtGGTTGTCTCGACGTCACCATACAATGTCCAAGATGTCGACAGCGCAGGTAAGCGCCTTGTTACTTCATCGACCGGCGTGTAAATTACATAATGAAATCATATGAGCATGAGCGTAGCGCGTGCGAAATGATTCACAGGGACAGGCCAGCGacagggagggaaaaaatccAGATCCAGCATAACCTATAAAAGCCCCACGCTCTCGCACACATAAGCTGACGCGGACGCGACGTGACTGCTGGAGACACGGGAGAGCATAAAGCATAATtacggtgtgtatgtgccggtgtttgccggtggtgccggtggtgccggtggtgcgaaTGATTAACACTCCaccgaaccgcaccgcaccgcaccgcaccttGTACCGCACCTCACACCTCGCTCGATGatggtttgttttaaaaaaaatacttttacttttgtctGCATCGCTCGGCTATGCTCTCCCGCGGCTACATAACAGCAACCTGTCTCCACCTACCGCCAGTCACCCGTATTAATGCCTTTCTTGTGTCTCCCCCCCACCAATCTCTCGCCACGTTTTGTTGACTCTCTtctccgttttgtttgtttgtttcgttttttctccttctcatctgctgctgcggtgcgatgcgacgATTGTCAACGCGCTCAAcgttcgcgaacgcgaaaagCAGGTCAGTAGCAGTCGCTGCAGCACCTCTTCGTCGTGGATCGTCACCATTGGATTGctttgcgcgatcgcgatgctgGCACAGCTGACCACGGTGGTCAGTGGAGCGGCGGATGCagcggccaccatcgccagcaccacgaccaaATCACAGGTTTCGGACGAAGCACTCGAGAAAGCGCTCAGCGACAAACGGTATCTGATGCGGCAGCTCAAGTGTGCCCTCGGTGAGGTACCGTGCGATCCGGTTGGCAAGCGGCTGAAGAGTAAGTAAACATGCCGGCGCAGGGGAAACTCCCCGTGACCCCTTTGACTTGACATGAGCCCTCCGCGtgtgcgaatgcgaatgaaaTTAGGTCATCTttaggtcgtcgtcgtcagcgtcaaCGCGAAATTGCGGTCATTGCATTGGCTTTTATTTGGTAAAACTTGGCCCACCAAGGCATGATGATTGCAGAGATGACCATGAAAAGCACTTAAGCAGTT
The sequence above is a segment of the Anopheles darlingi chromosome 2, idAnoDarlMG_H_01, whole genome shotgun sequence genome. Coding sequences within it:
- the LOC125959960 gene encoding putative odorant-binding protein A10, which produces MSKMSTAQVSSSRCSTSSSWIVTIGLLCAIAMLAQLTTVVSGAADAAATIASTTTKSQVSDEALEKALSDKRYLMRQLKCALGEVPCDPVGKRLKSLAPFVLRGACPQCTPAEMTQIKKTLAHLQRNFPAEWNKLVQTYAG